From the Paludisphaera mucosa genome, one window contains:
- a CDS encoding ABC transporter ATP-binding protein: MAAIELRRVSRRHGAGRPALDAVDLAIADGERLAVLGPSGSGKTTLLRLIAGLDRPTEGGVWFDGACIDGVPPHRRDVGMVFQEPALHPFLDVAGNLEFGLRARGVARAERRRRTGEVAAMLGLDGLLTRRPYTLSGGERQRVALGRAVVRRPAILLLDEPFSSLDLPLRAGLRRELIDLHDRLGMTLVHVTHDQAEALALGRRIAVLDRGRLVQTGTPRDVYDRPASAFVAGFVGSPPMNLIPCEIEVDAASGDARAVVASHQPVRLPEALARSIGLNRGERRNASWGIRPEHVQIKGLDEEPPGESGRVWFDAVVRRVEYQGEAVLVTLDLAGTAVVARLAESARVDEGGKMRLVFDLAKSSWFPA, translated from the coding sequence ATGGCGGCGATCGAGTTGCGACGCGTCTCGCGACGCCACGGGGCGGGGCGACCGGCCCTGGACGCCGTGGACCTCGCCATCGCGGACGGCGAGCGGCTGGCGGTGCTGGGGCCTTCGGGATCGGGCAAGACCACGCTCCTGCGCCTGATCGCCGGGCTCGATCGGCCGACGGAGGGGGGCGTCTGGTTCGACGGGGCCTGCATCGACGGCGTCCCGCCCCACCGTCGCGACGTCGGCATGGTCTTCCAGGAGCCGGCCCTGCATCCGTTCCTCGACGTCGCCGGCAACCTGGAATTCGGCCTCCGGGCCCGCGGCGTGGCGCGAGCGGAGCGTCGGAGGCGGACCGGCGAAGTCGCCGCGATGCTCGGGCTCGACGGCCTGCTGACTCGCCGGCCGTACACCCTCTCGGGCGGCGAGCGCCAGCGCGTGGCCCTCGGCCGGGCGGTGGTCCGACGCCCCGCGATCCTGCTGCTGGACGAGCCCTTCTCCAGCCTCGACCTGCCCCTGCGTGCGGGGCTTAGGCGTGAGCTGATCGACCTCCACGATCGCCTCGGCATGACCCTGGTCCACGTCACCCACGACCAGGCCGAAGCGCTCGCCCTGGGACGCCGGATCGCCGTCCTGGACCGCGGCCGGCTGGTCCAGACGGGCACGCCGCGCGACGTCTACGACCGGCCGGCGTCCGCGTTCGTCGCCGGATTCGTCGGTAGCCCGCCGATGAACCTGATCCCCTGCGAGATCGAGGTGGACGCGGCCTCGGGCGATGCCAGGGCCGTCGTCGCCTCGCACCAGCCGGTCCGTCTCCCCGAGGCCCTCGCGCGATCCATCGGATTGAACCGCGGCGAGCGGCGGAACGCCTCGTGGGGGATTCGCCCCGAACACGTTCAGATCAAGGGGCTCGACGAAGAACCGCCGGGGGAATCAGGTCGAGTTTGGTTCGACGCCGTGGTGCGGCGCGTCGAATACCAGGGAGAGGCCGTCCTGGTCACGCTCGATCTGGCGGGAACAGCCGTCGTCGCCCGCCTCGCCGAATCGGCCCGCGTCGACGAAGGCGGGAAGATGCGCCTGGTCTTCGACCTCGCGAAATCCTCGTGGTTCCCGGCCTGA
- a CDS encoding TolC family protein, with product MKELGREIDRGRARSPGSRTRRVLLWGLVAAAGAAGCTRSYYRDFADRDVYRILNNRLMDWRWNLPKRKVEADPTSRMADPKDPNHEPIPPDEPAARPFQVSSAFPFEFHGWKKRGTEPVEFLDWQRNVPAGSDGRLLLSRDSIMREAVVNSREYQFNYEDLYLSALSLTLAQFQFMIQGFSRNGLFFQHFGNTRNDSNQLQLSTDTGFTRQFMSGAQLLVDFANTVVFEYSGKGFNVAGPNLAINFTQPLLRGAWARIATQALSLQERGVLYAVRSFAHYRREFYVGLIAGNGYLGLLTQLQSIRNQEENLDSLERNLAQFEAELAGGFKSVLERDQIAQEYQSSQLSLLQAEAGLQTQIDLFKVQLGLPPEMAVRLDDAELDPFQLNDPKLDRLRTENQALFLSLLQADDAPKELLAEAGRRVGAGFAELEGVLKEARDELGRWRERLAAERGKGFKGPDAEEKKAFLARKLDLAKKIDETLQATGDSLDDDRERLGKLVARIDLAPTAESLRTLRDDLVNKALRSRLSEVFVAQTQARVYLIELKPVELTVDQAIQIALSNRLDLKNTLAQVTDAWRNEEVEANSLQGFLNFNYSTNLAAAPGHSTWFRFDSSASPHRVGITFDAPINRRIERNAYRASQITFQRSRRAYMQLRDEIVQQIRFDMRQLLLSRKQFDIGREQLITTSRQVEEAEYALQGDTEGRPVTLNLLRALQTLLSARNTLIATWINYETARMNLYRDFDLMDVDANGIWTNENDPELLPAALRIAAESPAFSLAIPAGVPDLGAAERDRDVIISDVKPADRVVPGEPRSGAGPLDDADLESDVAPPADGPPGPPPGPSPFGPPR from the coding sequence ATGAAAGAGTTGGGACGCGAGATCGATCGCGGTCGGGCCCGATCCCCGGGCTCGCGGACGCGTCGCGTCTTGCTTTGGGGGCTCGTGGCCGCCGCCGGCGCGGCGGGCTGCACGCGGTCGTACTACCGGGATTTCGCCGACCGCGACGTCTATCGGATCTTGAACAACCGGCTGATGGACTGGCGCTGGAACCTCCCCAAGCGGAAGGTCGAGGCCGACCCGACCTCGCGGATGGCCGACCCGAAGGACCCCAACCACGAGCCGATCCCGCCCGACGAGCCCGCGGCGCGGCCGTTCCAGGTCTCGTCGGCCTTCCCGTTCGAGTTCCACGGCTGGAAGAAGCGCGGGACCGAGCCCGTCGAGTTCCTCGACTGGCAGCGCAACGTCCCGGCCGGCTCCGACGGCCGCCTGCTGCTGAGCCGCGACTCGATCATGCGCGAGGCCGTCGTCAACAGCCGCGAGTATCAGTTCAACTATGAAGACCTGTACCTCTCGGCGCTCAGCCTGACGCTCGCGCAGTTCCAGTTCATGATCCAGGGCTTCAGCCGCAACGGCCTGTTCTTCCAGCATTTCGGCAATACGCGCAACGACAGTAACCAGCTCCAGCTCTCGACCGACACCGGGTTCACGCGCCAGTTCATGAGCGGGGCCCAGCTGCTGGTCGATTTCGCCAACACGGTCGTCTTCGAGTACTCGGGGAAGGGCTTCAACGTCGCCGGCCCCAACCTGGCGATCAACTTCACCCAGCCGCTGCTCCGCGGGGCCTGGGCTCGCATCGCCACGCAGGCTCTGTCGCTCCAGGAGCGCGGCGTGCTGTACGCGGTCCGCAGCTTCGCCCATTATCGCCGCGAGTTCTACGTCGGCCTGATCGCCGGCAACGGCTACCTCGGCCTGCTGACGCAGCTCCAGAGCATCCGCAACCAGGAGGAGAATCTGGACTCGCTGGAGCGGAACCTGGCCCAGTTCGAGGCCGAGCTGGCGGGCGGGTTCAAGTCGGTCCTGGAGCGGGACCAGATCGCCCAGGAATATCAGTCGTCGCAGCTCTCGCTGCTCCAGGCCGAGGCCGGGCTCCAGACGCAGATCGACCTCTTCAAGGTCCAGCTCGGCCTGCCGCCGGAGATGGCCGTCCGGCTGGACGACGCGGAGCTCGACCCTTTCCAGCTCAACGACCCCAAGCTCGATCGGCTGCGGACCGAGAACCAGGCGCTCTTCCTGTCGCTGCTCCAGGCCGACGACGCGCCCAAGGAGCTGCTGGCCGAGGCCGGCCGTCGCGTCGGCGCGGGCTTCGCCGAGCTGGAAGGAGTGTTGAAGGAGGCCCGCGACGAGCTGGGCCGGTGGCGGGAACGCCTGGCCGCCGAGCGCGGGAAGGGCTTCAAGGGTCCCGACGCCGAGGAGAAGAAAGCCTTCCTCGCACGCAAGCTGGACCTGGCGAAGAAGATCGACGAGACGCTCCAGGCCACCGGCGACTCGCTCGACGACGATCGCGAGCGACTCGGAAAGCTCGTCGCCCGGATCGACCTCGCGCCGACGGCCGAATCGCTCCGGACGCTCCGCGACGACCTGGTGAACAAGGCCCTGCGCTCGCGGCTCTCCGAGGTCTTCGTGGCCCAGACGCAGGCGCGCGTCTACCTGATCGAGCTGAAGCCCGTCGAGCTGACCGTCGATCAGGCGATCCAGATCGCCCTCTCGAACCGCCTTGACCTCAAAAACACGCTGGCCCAGGTGACCGACGCCTGGCGTAACGAGGAGGTCGAGGCGAACTCGCTGCAGGGCTTCCTGAACTTCAACTACTCGACCAACCTGGCGGCGGCCCCCGGCCATTCGACCTGGTTCCGATTCGACTCGTCGGCCTCGCCCCACCGCGTCGGGATCACCTTCGACGCCCCCATCAACCGCCGGATCGAGCGCAACGCGTACCGGGCGTCGCAGATCACCTTCCAGCGGTCGCGTCGCGCCTACATGCAGCTCCGCGACGAGATCGTCCAGCAGATCCGCTTCGACATGCGTCAGCTTCTGCTGAGCCGCAAGCAGTTCGACATCGGCCGCGAGCAGCTCATCACGACGTCGAGGCAGGTGGAGGAGGCCGAGTACGCCCTCCAGGGCGACACGGAGGGTCGGCCCGTCACGCTCAACCTGCTGCGCGCCCTGCAGACGCTGCTGAGCGCCCGCAACACGCTCATCGCAACGTGGATCAACTACGAGACGGCGCGGATGAACCTGTACCGCGACTTCGACCTGATGGACGTGGACGCCAACGGGATATGGACCAATGAGAACGACCCCGAGCTCCTCCCCGCCGCCCTCCGGATCGCCGCCGAGTCCCCAGCCTTCAGCCTCGCCATCCCCGCCGGGGTCCCCGACCTCGGGGCCGCCGAGCGCGACCGCGACGTCATCATCTCCGACGTCAAGCCCGCCGACCGGGTGGTCCCCGGCGAGCCCCGAAGCGGCGCCGGGCCGCTCGACGACGCCGACCTCGAGAGCGACGTCGCCCCCCCCGCCGACGGCCCCCCCGGACCTCCCCCGGGTCCCAGCCCCTTCGGCCCGCCGAGGTAG
- a CDS encoding efflux RND transporter periplasmic adaptor subunit, with amino-acid sequence MSITVSERGSVESCVTVDGVCELDGAQNKISYLIPEGTKVKKGDVVVKFDGSEIQKNISQQEIKYKQAVARIETTQQEMEIQRNKGESDVIAAEVELTLARLDLEKYQQGDYPAEITKQKGEMSLKKKDVEAESAKLDQYKALMKKGFKTPEDVRIQTSMLAAKELDYSSSEQFLQVKEKFEYKRKTTEFSSKVDQSQKKVGQASATAKAQVSKASSEFEAARATASIEDQQLKTYTGQMDKTVIKAEQDGIVAYSNDRYWDPSSQVREGASVYSRQKIFSLPDMTRMQVKVNIHESLIKKIKAGQKAEVRIDAFPNVVFVGTVKSVSQLADSNQSWRTGGVKEYTTIVVIDDLVGQDLKPGMTAEARILVGELKDVLVVPMQAVAENKGDFYAFVEDGPGLRMQKVKVGDNNEKLVQVLEGIKEGDRVALDAHTRAAAHFKSVDAKDGEGAVGDASKKPAAAPVPETKGP; translated from the coding sequence TTGAGCATCACCGTCTCCGAGCGCGGCAGCGTCGAGAGCTGCGTGACGGTCGACGGCGTCTGCGAGCTCGACGGGGCCCAGAACAAGATCAGCTACCTGATCCCCGAGGGGACGAAGGTCAAGAAGGGGGACGTCGTCGTCAAGTTCGACGGCTCGGAGATCCAGAAGAACATCTCGCAGCAGGAGATCAAGTACAAGCAGGCCGTCGCCCGCATCGAGACGACCCAGCAGGAGATGGAGATCCAGCGCAACAAGGGCGAGAGCGACGTCATCGCCGCCGAGGTCGAGCTGACCCTCGCCCGCCTCGACCTGGAGAAGTACCAGCAGGGCGACTACCCCGCCGAGATCACCAAGCAAAAGGGGGAGATGAGCCTCAAGAAGAAGGACGTCGAGGCCGAATCCGCCAAGCTCGACCAGTACAAGGCCCTCATGAAGAAGGGCTTCAAGACCCCCGAGGACGTCCGGATCCAGACCTCGATGCTCGCCGCCAAGGAACTCGACTACTCCAGCTCCGAGCAGTTCCTGCAGGTGAAGGAGAAGTTCGAGTACAAGCGGAAGACCACCGAGTTCTCGTCGAAGGTCGACCAGTCGCAGAAGAAGGTCGGGCAGGCCTCGGCCACGGCCAAGGCCCAGGTCTCGAAGGCCTCCAGCGAGTTCGAGGCCGCCCGCGCCACCGCCTCGATCGAGGACCAGCAGCTCAAGACCTACACCGGCCAGATGGACAAGACCGTCATCAAGGCCGAGCAGGACGGGATCGTCGCCTACAGCAACGACCGCTACTGGGACCCCAGCAGCCAGGTCCGCGAGGGCGCCTCCGTTTATTCCCGTCAGAAGATCTTCAGCCTCCCCGACATGACGCGAATGCAGGTGAAGGTGAACATCCACGAATCCCTCATCAAGAAGATCAAGGCCGGCCAGAAGGCCGAGGTCCGGATCGACGCCTTCCCCAACGTGGTCTTCGTGGGGACGGTCAAGTCGGTCTCGCAGCTCGCCGACTCCAACCAGTCCTGGCGTACGGGCGGCGTCAAGGAGTACACGACGATCGTGGTGATCGACGACCTGGTCGGCCAGGACCTCAAGCCGGGCATGACGGCCGAGGCCCGGATCCTCGTCGGCGAGCTGAAGGACGTGCTGGTCGTCCCCATGCAGGCCGTCGCCGAGAACAAGGGCGACTTTTACGCCTTCGTCGAGGACGGCCCCGGCTTGCGGATGCAGAAGGTCAAGGTCGGCGACAACAACGAGAAGCTCGTGCAGGTCCTCGAAGGGATCAAGGAGGGCGACCGGGTCGCGCTCGACGCCCACACCCGCGCCGCGGCCCACTTCAAGAGCGTCGACGCCAAGGACGGCGAAGGGGCGGTCGGCGACGCATCGAAGAAGCCGGCGGCCGCACCGGTCCCGGAGACGAAGGGGCCGTGA
- a CDS encoding ABC transporter permease codes for MHRLYNSVKSALRNLTLHKLRVLLTILGLIFGVSSVIAMLAIAEGASEEAQRQIAELGATNIIARSAKPADDVNPSKQNADSFIFNYGLTYRDFDRIVETMPTVVGATAIREFPQSLRHYDREIEGRLVGVSPAYLGLTNQTLADGRFISDADLFFIANVVVIGAEVAEKLFPYGSPVGKSIRIGDQHYYRVVGVAARKSPTAGAGSSLAAQDFNKNVYIPLTTDRARFGEILMNEKQGSFSAERLELSQITVSVAAMDDVKRTAEALESMLAQFHPKKDFTITVPLELLEKAQATKRIFNLVLGSIASISLLVGGIGIMNIMLATVSERTREIGIRRALGAKRRDIIEQFLIETTVMSGSGGLIGVVLGLATPPLVARFSGIPVVVNVWSPILAFLIAVLTGVVFGVYPARRAALLDPVEALRSE; via the coding sequence ATGCACAGGCTCTACAACTCGGTCAAGTCGGCCTTGCGGAACCTGACGCTCCACAAGCTGCGGGTGCTGTTGACGATCCTCGGCCTGATCTTCGGCGTCTCGTCCGTCATCGCGATGCTGGCCATCGCCGAGGGGGCGAGCGAGGAGGCCCAGCGCCAGATCGCCGAGCTGGGGGCCACCAACATCATCGCCCGCAGCGCCAAGCCGGCCGACGACGTGAATCCCTCGAAGCAGAACGCCGACAGCTTCATCTTCAACTACGGGCTGACGTACCGCGACTTCGACCGGATCGTCGAGACGATGCCCACGGTCGTCGGCGCGACCGCCATCCGCGAGTTCCCCCAGAGCCTCCGCCATTACGACCGCGAGATCGAGGGCCGACTCGTCGGCGTCAGCCCGGCCTACCTGGGGCTGACGAACCAGACGCTGGCCGACGGCCGGTTCATCAGCGACGCCGATCTCTTCTTCATCGCCAACGTCGTCGTGATCGGCGCCGAGGTGGCCGAGAAGCTCTTCCCCTACGGCTCGCCGGTCGGCAAGAGCATCCGGATCGGCGACCAGCACTACTACCGCGTCGTCGGCGTCGCCGCGCGAAAGTCGCCCACCGCCGGCGCGGGGTCGAGCCTGGCGGCGCAGGACTTCAACAAGAACGTCTACATCCCGCTCACGACAGATCGCGCCCGCTTCGGCGAGATCCTCATGAACGAGAAGCAGGGCTCCTTCAGCGCCGAGCGGCTGGAACTGTCGCAGATCACCGTCTCCGTGGCCGCGATGGACGACGTCAAGCGGACGGCCGAGGCCCTGGAGAGCATGCTCGCCCAGTTCCATCCCAAGAAGGACTTCACGATCACCGTGCCTCTCGAGCTGCTGGAGAAGGCCCAGGCGACGAAGCGCATCTTCAACCTGGTGTTGGGCTCGATCGCCAGCATCTCGCTGCTGGTCGGGGGCATCGGCATCATGAACATCATGCTGGCCACGGTCTCCGAGCGGACGCGCGAGATCGGCATCCGCAGGGCCCTGGGGGCCAAGCGGCGCGACATCATCGAGCAATTCCTGATCGAGACGACCGTGATGTCGGGCTCGGGCGGGCTGATCGGCGTGGTGCTCGGACTGGCGACGCCGCCCCTGGTGGCGCGGTTCTCGGGCATCCCGGTCGTGGTCAACGTCTGGTCGCCGATCCTGGCGTTCCTGATCGCCGTCCTCACCGGAGTCGTCTTCGGAGTCTACCCGGCGCGGCGGGCCGCGCTGCTCGACCCGGTCGAGGCGCTGCGGTCCGAGTGA
- a CDS encoding glycoside hydrolase family 18 protein: MKRFDLAASTALLFLAAFVFLPPAAADEPPKEKVFVGYLAGSPRKPNYGLYTHLCHAFLTADGDGKLRPGRAVPSRELTTDAHAAGVKVLVSLGGWGWDEKFREIVSKPESEARYVDAVVKLVDEFDYDGIDLDWEYPDAKDEIPGFERLVRTFRKRLDAIGRAKGRRMLVTMAVSSNYETIDWLDTAFLVETMDWINVMTYDYAGAWSSRAGHNAPLFGSSKEGPRARSTEGTMLYLLEKRKVPADRLAVGLPLYGRGFAVPEPYAAAKGAPGKPFELSFKEIGNRLKDGWGRSLDDETKVPWLTSPDRTKVLGYDDADSIRLKTEWAMSKGFRGVFFWQVDGDRLADGSNPLQKAAHEAWGAGKSTSKAK; this comes from the coding sequence ATGAAACGCTTCGACCTCGCCGCATCCACGGCGCTCCTCTTCCTCGCCGCCTTCGTCTTCCTTCCTCCCGCGGCGGCTGACGAGCCTCCGAAGGAGAAGGTGTTCGTCGGCTACCTCGCGGGCTCGCCCCGGAAGCCGAATTACGGGCTGTACACGCACCTCTGCCACGCCTTCCTCACGGCCGACGGCGACGGCAAGCTCCGGCCCGGCCGCGCGGTGCCCAGCCGCGAGCTGACGACCGACGCCCACGCGGCGGGCGTGAAAGTGCTGGTCTCGCTCGGCGGCTGGGGCTGGGACGAGAAATTCCGGGAGATCGTCTCGAAGCCCGAGTCGGAGGCCCGCTACGTCGACGCGGTCGTGAAGCTGGTCGACGAGTTCGACTACGACGGCATCGACCTGGACTGGGAATACCCGGACGCGAAGGACGAGATCCCCGGCTTCGAGCGACTCGTCCGCACCTTCCGCAAACGGCTCGACGCGATCGGCCGGGCGAAGGGTCGGAGGATGCTCGTGACGATGGCGGTCTCGTCGAACTACGAGACGATCGACTGGCTGGACACGGCGTTCCTGGTCGAGACGATGGACTGGATCAACGTCATGACCTACGACTACGCCGGCGCCTGGTCGTCGCGCGCCGGCCACAACGCCCCCCTGTTCGGCTCGTCGAAGGAAGGCCCGCGGGCCCGCTCGACCGAGGGGACGATGCTCTACCTCCTGGAGAAGCGCAAGGTCCCGGCCGACCGCCTGGCCGTAGGCCTGCCGCTCTACGGCCGCGGCTTCGCGGTCCCCGAGCCCTACGCCGCCGCCAAGGGGGCCCCCGGCAAGCCGTTCGAGCTGAGCTTCAAGGAGATCGGCAATCGCCTCAAGGACGGCTGGGGCCGCAGCCTGGACGACGAGACCAAGGTCCCCTGGCTGACCTCGCCCGATCGGACGAAGGTGCTCGGCTACGACGACGCCGATTCGATCCGGCTCAAGACCGAATGGGCGATGTCGAAGGGGTTCCGCGGCGTCTTCTTCTGGCAGGTCGACGGCGACCGCCTCGCCGACGGCTCCAACCCGCTCCAGAAGGCTGCCCACGAGGCCTGGGGGGCGGGCAAGTCGACGTCCAAAGCGAAGTGA
- a CDS encoding rhomboid family intramembrane serine protease gives MTPDDDAPEWGPNSPPAPTDSAEVETTPLTSSLDDDDVLTISDDMIHRERIDLEAGMNAFPPATILIILACIAVFGRQLQIGSLDSVQRLVETGAMQREAVLDGEFWRLISAAFMHASPDHLIGNMLMLFILGMACEHAFGWRSFLFLYTACCATGFSLAMTTPLPTVGASGAIFGLGGAVIGLALAHRSKIEVRDHRVGIALAIWSIYTLGLGLLSPMVSNSCHLGGLLGGLALGAVLPPAVLVDRREQARSTSSRVQMTAALAVLLSTSFSFLPRLH, from the coding sequence ATGACGCCCGACGACGACGCCCCCGAATGGGGCCCGAATTCGCCGCCCGCCCCGACCGATTCGGCCGAGGTCGAGACGACCCCGCTCACATCAAGCCTGGACGACGACGACGTCCTCACGATCAGCGACGACATGATCCACCGTGAGCGGATCGACCTCGAAGCGGGGATGAACGCCTTTCCGCCGGCCACGATCCTGATCATCCTGGCCTGCATCGCCGTCTTCGGCCGCCAATTGCAGATCGGCAGCCTGGACAGCGTCCAGCGACTCGTCGAAACCGGGGCGATGCAGCGCGAGGCCGTGCTGGACGGCGAGTTCTGGCGGCTCATCTCCGCCGCTTTCATGCACGCGAGTCCGGATCACCTGATCGGCAACATGCTGATGCTGTTCATCCTGGGCATGGCCTGCGAGCACGCCTTCGGCTGGCGATCGTTCCTGTTCCTCTACACGGCCTGCTGCGCGACCGGCTTTTCGCTCGCCATGACCACGCCGCTGCCGACCGTCGGCGCCTCCGGGGCCATCTTCGGGCTGGGCGGGGCGGTGATCGGCCTGGCGCTCGCGCATCGCAGCAAGATCGAGGTGCGCGACCACCGCGTCGGGATCGCCCTGGCGATCTGGTCGATCTACACGCTCGGGCTCGGGCTCCTCAGCCCGATGGTCTCCAACTCCTGCCATTTGGGGGGACTCCTCGGCGGCCTCGCGCTGGGGGCCGTGCTGCCGCCGGCCGTCCTCGTCGATCGTCGCGAGCAGGCTCGTTCCACGTCGAGCCGGGTCCAGATGACCGCAGCCCTGGCGGTCCTCCTATCGACCTCGTTCTCCTTCCTGCCCAGACTGCATTGA
- a CDS encoding XdhC family protein, whose amino-acid sequence MRDVVKHVIGTLEGGRQALFCQVVETRGSTPQKAGAVMVVETDGGQVGTLGGGCVENEVKQLAIRQLDRPGARIESYVLDHDDAWADGLICGGKMSIVTEALAGEGPLAYFQALDGALDRGEGFTEAVVVDPGRVPDSAVGRRALFDHEGNLLAGERGLGTRPAPLAERPRARVEQGIAWLPSLPRIRLVIVGAGHVGQAVAALAAETDFDVWVVDDRARFANVERFPAAQRTLVGPIAETLDALDVTPQTYILIVTRGHGHDQEALQHAAPTAAAYVGLIGSKRKIRLIFESLREQGVSDEALARVNAPVGLDIGSRTVPEIAVSIVAELIARRNLGPKAAVPSLGARSR is encoded by the coding sequence ATGCGGGACGTGGTGAAGCATGTGATCGGGACGCTGGAGGGGGGGCGGCAGGCCCTCTTCTGCCAGGTCGTCGAGACCCGCGGGTCGACCCCGCAGAAGGCCGGCGCCGTCATGGTCGTCGAGACCGACGGCGGCCAGGTCGGTACCCTCGGGGGCGGCTGCGTCGAGAACGAGGTCAAGCAATTGGCGATCCGCCAGCTCGATCGGCCCGGCGCCCGCATCGAGTCGTACGTCCTCGACCACGACGACGCCTGGGCCGACGGCCTGATCTGCGGCGGAAAGATGTCGATCGTCACGGAAGCCCTGGCCGGCGAGGGCCCGCTCGCCTACTTCCAAGCCCTCGACGGGGCCCTCGACCGGGGCGAGGGCTTCACGGAGGCGGTCGTGGTCGATCCGGGGAGGGTCCCCGACTCGGCCGTCGGTCGTCGCGCCTTGTTCGACCACGAGGGGAACCTCCTCGCGGGCGAACGGGGGCTTGGAACCCGCCCCGCGCCGCTCGCGGAACGGCCCCGGGCTCGCGTGGAGCAGGGGATCGCCTGGCTCCCCTCGCTGCCGCGCATCCGGCTGGTGATCGTGGGCGCCGGGCACGTGGGCCAGGCCGTCGCGGCCCTCGCGGCCGAGACCGACTTCGACGTCTGGGTCGTCGACGACCGGGCCCGGTTCGCCAACGTCGAACGCTTCCCCGCCGCCCAGCGGACGCTCGTCGGCCCCATCGCCGAGACCCTCGACGCGCTCGACGTCACGCCGCAGACCTACATCCTGATCGTCACGCGAGGCCACGGGCACGACCAGGAGGCCCTCCAGCACGCCGCCCCGACTGCCGCGGCGTACGTCGGCCTCATCGGCAGCAAGCGCAAGATCCGGCTGATCTTCGAGTCGCTCCGCGAGCAGGGCGTGTCGGACGAGGCTCTCGCCCGGGTCAACGCGCCGGTGGGGCTCGACATCGGCTCGCGGACGGTCCCCGAGATCGCCGTCAGCATCGTGGCCGAGCTGATCGCCCGCCGCAACCTCGGCCCGAAGGCCGCCGTCCCGAGCCTGGGAGCCCGATCGCGATGA
- a CDS encoding NTP transferase domain-containing protein, translating into MSPTGIPAIVPAAGASRRMGRPKLLIAFDGRPLISRVVTSLLEGGAGPVIVVSPPADTPEGPPIIDAATAAGAVVVIPEARPAAMRDSIELAVAELKRSEAPPGVLLMPADSPRLDALVVETLIDAWGRRPDRIVAPTFRGRRGHPILLPWRLVELIADLPADVGVNALIAEHSGLVDEVAFETDAVVVDLDTPEDLRRLETAGAGRKVRLFAIARERARGSEVVVALAEPATVRDLRIALAAQYPALAEIVDRVRIAVDDEYADDATIIPADATLALIPPVSGGGR; encoded by the coding sequence ATGAGTCCGACCGGCATCCCCGCCATCGTCCCGGCCGCCGGCGCGAGCCGAAGGATGGGGCGTCCCAAGCTGCTGATCGCTTTCGACGGCCGTCCCCTGATCTCGCGGGTGGTGACGAGCCTCCTCGAGGGCGGGGCGGGCCCCGTGATCGTCGTATCGCCCCCCGCCGATACGCCGGAGGGGCCGCCGATCATCGACGCCGCGACGGCCGCCGGCGCGGTCGTCGTGATCCCCGAAGCCCGGCCGGCCGCCATGCGGGACTCGATCGAGCTGGCCGTGGCCGAGCTGAAACGGTCCGAGGCCCCCCCGGGCGTCTTGCTCATGCCGGCCGACAGCCCCAGGCTCGACGCCCTCGTCGTCGAGACGCTCATTGATGCGTGGGGCCGGCGTCCCGATCGGATCGTCGCGCCGACCTTCCGGGGGCGGCGAGGCCATCCCATCCTCCTCCCCTGGAGGCTGGTGGAGTTGATCGCCGACTTGCCGGCGGACGTCGGCGTCAACGCCCTGATCGCCGAGCATTCGGGGCTGGTCGACGAGGTCGCCTTCGAAACCGACGCGGTCGTCGTCGACCTGGATACGCCCGAGGATCTCCGTCGGCTGGAAACGGCGGGGGCCGGGCGGAAGGTCCGTCTATTCGCCATTGCGCGCGAGCGGGCGCGGGGCTCCGAGGTCGTCGTCGCGCTGGCGGAGCCCGCGACGGTCCGCGACCTACGAATCGCCCTCGCCGCTCAATATCCGGCCCTGGCCGAGATCGTCGACCGCGTGCGGATCGCCGTCGACGACGAGTACGCCGACGACGCGACGATCATCCCCGCCGACGCCACGCTGGCCCTGATCCCGCCCGTCAGCGGCGGCGGTCGCTGA
- a CDS encoding molybdenum cofactor biosynthesis protein MoaE: protein MIEITESPLDHAALTERVRHANAGAVCTFLGTVREMTGERRTVALEYEAYPEMAGKKLAELEAEARRRWPLIEVVLAHRVGRLELGDVSVVVAVCCPHRGDSFEACRWLIDTLKEVVPIWKRENWADGEEEWIHPGLN, encoded by the coding sequence ATGATCGAGATCACCGAATCGCCGCTGGACCACGCGGCGCTGACCGAGCGCGTCCGGCACGCGAACGCGGGGGCGGTCTGCACGTTCCTGGGCACGGTCCGCGAAATGACCGGCGAGCGCCGCACGGTGGCGCTGGAATACGAGGCGTATCCCGAGATGGCCGGCAAGAAGCTCGCCGAGCTGGAGGCCGAGGCCCGCCGCCGCTGGCCCTTGATCGAGGTCGTCCTGGCGCACCGGGTGGGCCGGCTTGAGCTGGGGGACGTCAGCGTCGTCGTCGCCGTGTGCTGCCCCCATCGCGGCGACTCGTTCGAAGCCTGCCGCTGGCTGATCGACACGCTCAAGGAGGTCGTCCCGATCTGGAAGCGCGAAAACTGGGCCGACGGCGAGGAGGAATGGATCCACCCCGGGCTGAATTGA